A region of Nitrosomonas stercoris DNA encodes the following proteins:
- a CDS encoding cell division protein FtsN produces MSRNYKSRNLARTKKKGNPLWLGMFIGYTLGLMSAIAVWLYISQAPSPFLAQENPGKVSSQNQSGEKPTSLLADKGSAPRSDQQETNKPRFDFYKILPGVEEPPLEDTLERIPLPPTTVATEKKPEKVPERVATLKEKYYLQAGSFMNAGDAERMKAELAMLGVMASVQIGKTGNNAVVHRVRIGPFAKMEELDRVRASLQLNGVTTSLVRGNG; encoded by the coding sequence ATGAGTAGAAATTATAAATCCAGGAACCTGGCCAGAACGAAGAAAAAGGGAAACCCTTTGTGGCTCGGTATGTTTATTGGTTATACCTTGGGTTTGATGAGTGCGATTGCTGTGTGGCTCTATATTAGCCAAGCACCTAGTCCGTTTCTTGCTCAGGAGAACCCGGGAAAAGTATCTTCTCAGAACCAATCAGGTGAAAAGCCGACCTCGCTACTGGCGGATAAAGGTAGTGCGCCACGTTCAGATCAGCAAGAAACCAATAAACCGCGTTTTGATTTTTACAAGATTTTACCAGGAGTGGAAGAGCCACCATTAGAAGATACATTGGAACGAATTCCCTTGCCGCCTACTACAGTAGCAACTGAAAAAAAACCAGAGAAAGTGCCGGAGCGGGTGGCGACGCTAAAAGAAAAATACTATTTGCAAGCCGGTTCTTTTATGAATGCGGGTGATGCGGAAAGAATGAAAGCTGAGCTTGCCATGTTGGGAGTGATGGCTTCAGTGCAAATTGGGAAAACAGGCAATAATGCAGTGGTTCATCGTGTGCGCATTGGTCCATTTGCCAAAATGGAAGAATTGGATCGAGTACGTGCCTCGCTGCAATTAAATGGAGTTACTACTAGTCTTGTGCGGGGCAACGGTTAA
- a CDS encoding guanosine-3',5'-bis(diphosphate) 3'-pyrophosphohydrolase produces MHALDNTAATSSKAGLLFDEVAQYLKPEDVISLKKAYFFSEKAHTGQFRKSGEPYISHPVAVARILGKMHLDTTTLAAALLHDVVEDTGISKEEISEQFGSSVSELVDGVSKLDRIKFQTQADVQAENFRKMLLAMAQDIRVILIKLADRLHNMRTLEVMRPEKQHRIARETLEIYVPIANRLGLENIYQELQELGFRFSYPLRYKVLRKAILAARGNRREIVGKILEATKQCLQEAKLDAAVTGREKHLYSIYKKMVGKSLRFSDVLDIYGFRIIVKDIPSCYVALGTLHSLYKPIPGKFKDYIAIPKPNGYQSLHSTLLGPYGLPLEIQIRTHEMHHIAEAGVASHWLYKTQGSDTATDDLYMKANQWMKGLLETLDDSSDSLEFLEHLKVDLFPGDIYVFTPQGKILTLPRGATVVDFAYAVHTDIGNSCVAARINSEIAPLRTRLRSGDRVEIITAPVAKPNPAWLSYVVTGRARSSIRYFLRTIQYSESVKLGERLLNQALRSFGTNPETIEAAQWEKLIKESGIKSKEALLANIALGKQLAAVIAKRLTAPAGESAAPNIDRETSITIQGTEGMAVKFARCCYPIPGDGIVGLIKKDQGLTIHTQDCSSVIKIKDHKNIDNQLDVVWGTAIDRTFPVGIFTTVMNKSGVLARVTAEIAKADSNIDDITLENDKDYTTMRFVLQARDRQHLAQIFRRLKHIREIAKMGRVRN; encoded by the coding sequence TTGCACGCCCTCGATAATACTGCCGCCACCTCTTCAAAAGCCGGACTTCTTTTTGACGAAGTAGCACAATACCTCAAACCTGAAGATGTAATCTCACTGAAAAAAGCCTATTTTTTCAGTGAGAAAGCACACACTGGTCAGTTTAGAAAATCCGGAGAGCCTTACATCTCCCATCCAGTGGCTGTTGCCAGAATCCTAGGAAAAATGCATCTGGATACCACAACACTAGCAGCGGCTCTGCTGCATGATGTAGTGGAAGATACTGGTATTTCAAAAGAAGAGATTAGCGAGCAATTTGGTTCTTCTGTCTCAGAACTGGTGGACGGCGTTTCCAAACTGGATCGCATCAAGTTTCAAACACAAGCGGATGTCCAGGCGGAGAATTTCCGCAAAATGCTGCTGGCCATGGCGCAGGATATACGGGTCATTCTGATTAAGCTGGCTGATCGCTTGCACAATATGCGCACGCTGGAAGTCATGCGACCGGAAAAACAGCATCGTATTGCACGTGAAACTCTGGAGATCTATGTTCCAATTGCCAATCGCCTTGGCCTGGAAAATATATATCAGGAATTACAGGAACTGGGTTTTCGCTTTTCCTATCCACTGCGCTACAAAGTGTTACGCAAAGCGATTCTAGCTGCAAGAGGCAATCGACGGGAAATTGTTGGAAAAATTCTGGAAGCAACCAAACAATGTTTGCAGGAAGCCAAGTTGGATGCTGCCGTAACTGGTCGGGAAAAGCATTTGTACAGCATCTACAAAAAAATGGTAGGCAAAAGCTTGCGCTTTTCTGATGTGCTGGATATTTATGGCTTCAGAATCATCGTTAAGGATATTCCATCTTGTTACGTCGCACTGGGTACATTGCACAGCCTATACAAACCTATTCCTGGCAAATTCAAGGATTACATAGCTATTCCCAAACCCAATGGTTATCAATCACTACACAGCACCCTGCTTGGCCCTTACGGATTGCCGCTAGAAATCCAGATTCGCACGCATGAAATGCACCACATCGCTGAAGCAGGCGTTGCTTCTCATTGGCTCTATAAAACTCAGGGCAGCGACACAGCAACGGATGATTTATATATGAAAGCCAATCAGTGGATGAAAGGATTACTGGAAACTCTGGATGATTCTTCCGATTCCCTGGAATTCCTGGAGCATCTCAAAGTCGATTTATTTCCTGGTGATATCTATGTCTTTACACCACAAGGCAAGATATTAACACTGCCACGTGGCGCCACTGTGGTAGATTTTGCCTACGCCGTGCATACCGACATTGGCAATAGTTGTGTAGCGGCTCGCATCAATAGTGAAATCGCTCCGCTACGTACACGCTTGAGAAGCGGAGATCGCGTAGAAATTATCACCGCACCGGTTGCTAAACCTAATCCAGCCTGGCTGTCTTATGTTGTTACTGGTAGAGCGCGCTCCAGTATTCGTTACTTTCTCAGAACCATTCAATATAGCGAATCAGTCAAGCTTGGAGAACGTCTCTTGAACCAGGCTTTGCGTTCTTTCGGAACCAATCCGGAAACGATTGAAGCAGCACAATGGGAAAAGCTGATCAAGGAAAGTGGCATCAAATCCAAAGAAGCTTTATTAGCTAATATCGCACTTGGCAAACAGCTTGCAGCTGTGATTGCCAAACGACTCACTGCTCCAGCAGGCGAATCCGCAGCACCCAATATAGATCGCGAGACCTCCATTACTATACAAGGAACTGAGGGGATGGCAGTCAAATTTGCTCGCTGCTGCTATCCCATCCCTGGTGATGGCATTGTCGGGCTGATAAAGAAAGATCAGGGATTAACCATTCATACACAGGATTGTTCTTCCGTAATTAAAATCAAGGATCACAAGAATATAGATAATCAACTGGATGTTGTATGGGGAACAGCTATTGACAGAACTTTTCCTGTTGGCATATTTACGACGGTTATGAACAAAAGCGGTGTTTTGGCCAGAGTCACCGCTGAGATCGCTAAAGCTGACTCAAATATTGACGATATAACACTGGAAAATGATAAAGATTACACGACAATGCGTTTTGTTCTGCAAGCCAGAGATCGTCAACACCTCGCACAAATCTTTCGCAGACTGAAACATATTCGTGAAATCGCCAAAATGGGTCGTGTCAGAAACTAA
- a CDS encoding orin P yields the protein MKFPKFALAAAITLGTTGTSSSTFAIDLYVDAKHISAKPGLGRERLGTYEKIRSTPPTSTSPTLETKRISQSSSEDTTAITEEKEEYPQLAERLETNEGQLVKLDKNGLQFESPDKSFRFKIGGRIHVDYTHSSNDHFFRNGVPIQANDGTELRRGRIEFQGTLFNDWGFKSQIDFADNKVGVKDMYISYKGLNPVKINVGHQKQPFSRELQESSNDLIFMERSLMNVLNGPVVDRAIGINLSNIDKNWTWQLGLFGESIDANNNSSDEGWGTSSRVTFAPVNEKTRVVHLGIAGNYRKPSRNGQLFGPSNGVRFKHQTSHMTDLFPIDSGTLGNIEDIKMLGLEVSGVYGPFSAGGEYTHSWIARRNSLHSLNFNGWYGEVTWTLTGESRQYKDGQFHRIEPTSNFSFSRGGWGAWELAVRIAGVDLNNDALKAGEMKNLTFALNWHVNNNIRFMFNYDKILEIKDSPLITASGGKPNGLNTFMFRSQIAF from the coding sequence TTGAAATTTCCAAAATTTGCATTGGCAGCAGCGATTACCTTAGGAACCACAGGGACGTCATCCAGCACTTTTGCGATTGATCTTTATGTGGATGCTAAACATATATCTGCAAAGCCTGGGCTTGGCCGAGAACGATTAGGCACCTACGAAAAAATCCGGAGCACTCCACCAACAAGCACATCACCCACGCTGGAAACAAAGAGAATCAGTCAATCTTCATCTGAAGATACAACCGCAATAACGGAGGAAAAAGAAGAGTATCCACAACTTGCTGAGCGCCTTGAGACAAATGAAGGACAGCTCGTCAAATTGGATAAAAACGGTTTGCAGTTTGAATCACCCGACAAGAGCTTCAGATTCAAGATTGGTGGTCGGATTCACGTGGATTATACACACAGCAGTAATGATCATTTTTTTAGAAATGGCGTTCCAATTCAGGCCAATGATGGCACAGAACTTCGGCGGGGGCGTATAGAGTTTCAAGGCACTCTCTTTAACGATTGGGGCTTTAAAAGCCAGATCGATTTTGCTGATAACAAGGTTGGTGTCAAGGATATGTATATCTCATACAAGGGGCTAAATCCTGTAAAGATCAATGTGGGTCACCAGAAACAGCCTTTCAGTCGCGAGCTACAGGAGAGCTCCAACGATCTTATATTCATGGAAAGATCATTAATGAATGTGTTAAATGGGCCGGTCGTAGATCGCGCTATTGGCATCAATTTGTCAAATATAGACAAGAATTGGACTTGGCAGCTCGGCCTTTTTGGAGAATCAATTGATGCCAATAACAATAGTTCGGATGAAGGCTGGGGAACCAGTTCACGCGTCACCTTTGCACCTGTTAATGAGAAAACAAGAGTTGTTCATCTGGGTATCGCAGGGAATTATCGTAAACCAAGTAGAAATGGCCAGCTGTTTGGCCCCTCTAACGGCGTAAGATTCAAGCACCAAACCTCACATATGACTGATCTTTTTCCGATTGATTCGGGCACCTTGGGAAATATTGAAGATATCAAGATGCTAGGCTTGGAAGTCAGCGGCGTATATGGGCCGTTTAGCGCGGGAGGTGAATACACACATAGCTGGATTGCCCGTAGAAACAGCTTGCACTCGCTCAACTTCAACGGATGGTATGGAGAAGTTACATGGACACTCACAGGAGAATCACGTCAATACAAAGATGGGCAATTTCATAGAATAGAACCAACCAGCAATTTCAGTTTTTCTAGAGGTGGATGGGGAGCGTGGGAGCTTGCAGTACGCATTGCTGGAGTAGATTTAAATAATGATGCTCTCAAGGCAGGAGAAATGAAAAACCTGACATTTGCACTGAATTGGCACGTTAACAACAATATTCGCTTCATGTTCAATTACGACAAAATATTGGAAATCAAGGATTCACCACTCATTACCGCAAGTGGCGGCAAACCCAATGGCCTGAACACGTTTATGTTCCGTAGTCAAATAGCTTTTTAA
- a CDS encoding protein SphX, which produces MLKLSSIKIIGLVLSVLFGTINTAYAVPIIKIDGSSTVFPITEAIAEDFQITKKGAAKVTVGISGTGGGFKKFCRGEIDITNASRPILKEEMDACEATRVQYVEMPIAYDALTIVVNPKNDWVKTITTAELKKIWEPDAHRKIISWNQVNPAWPDRPINLYGPGADSGTFDYFTEAIVGKTKSSRGDYTASEDDNVLVKGVENDENALGYFGFAYYNENQKKLRALAVDGGKGAIVPSINTVENGRYRPLSRPIFIYVNIESAEKPEVKAFIEFYMRNALSLVREVKYFPLPAQAYTINLEHLNKKKTGTVFNGKPGIGLQIEELLKP; this is translated from the coding sequence ATGCTGAAATTGTCTAGTATTAAAATAATAGGATTAGTATTGAGTGTGTTATTTGGAACTATTAATACTGCATATGCCGTACCAATTATAAAAATTGATGGTTCTAGCACTGTTTTTCCCATTACTGAAGCCATCGCAGAAGATTTTCAAATAACCAAGAAAGGTGCAGCCAAAGTGACAGTTGGCATTTCAGGAACAGGAGGTGGCTTCAAGAAATTTTGTCGTGGTGAGATTGACATCACTAATGCCTCACGTCCTATCCTGAAAGAGGAAATGGATGCATGTGAAGCTACCAGAGTACAATATGTTGAAATGCCCATAGCATACGACGCATTAACTATTGTAGTGAACCCAAAAAATGATTGGGTTAAAACTATTACTACCGCAGAATTAAAAAAGATCTGGGAACCTGATGCCCATAGAAAAATAATCAGCTGGAATCAGGTAAATCCGGCATGGCCAGATAGACCAATAAATCTCTACGGACCTGGAGCAGATTCTGGCACTTTTGACTATTTTACGGAAGCCATTGTTGGAAAAACTAAATCTAGTCGAGGAGATTACACTGCTTCTGAAGATGACAACGTACTAGTAAAAGGGGTGGAGAATGATGAAAATGCACTAGGGTATTTCGGCTTTGCTTATTACAATGAAAATCAGAAAAAACTTCGAGCGCTCGCTGTTGATGGGGGTAAAGGCGCCATTGTTCCATCTATTAATACAGTAGAGAATGGACGTTACAGGCCATTATCACGCCCAATTTTTATCTACGTGAACATTGAATCGGCAGAAAAACCGGAAGTCAAGGCATTCATTGAATTCTATATGAGGAACGCGCTGAGTTTAGTAAGAGAGGTGAAATATTTCCCGCTACCAGCTCAAGCTTATACTATCAATTTGGAACACCTGAACAAGAAAAAAACTGGAACAGTATTTAATGGCAAGCCAGGAATAGGACTCCAAATTGAAGAATTACTCAAGCCTTAG
- a CDS encoding IS5 family transposase ISNieu4, with translation MKNTDTADQKGYDAGKKVSGIKRHIAVDTLGLPHAIAVTTAEVTDRNGALQALKRCRV, from the coding sequence GTGAAGAATACAGACACGGCTGACCAGAAAGGCTATGACGCCGGCAAGAAGGTGTCGGGCATCAAGCGCCATATCGCTGTTGATACCTTGGGGTTGCCGCACGCCATTGCAGTGACGACAGCGGAAGTGACTGACCGTAACGGTGCATTGCAGGCCTTGAAGCGTTGCAGAGTGTGA
- a CDS encoding IS5 family transposase ISNieu4 — protein sequence MKNTDTAGQKGYDAGKKISGIKRHIAVDTQGLPHAIAVTTAEVTDRKGALQALEHCRPSLGKVQSLLCDSGYTGEPFAEGVREILGKLVTVQIAKRSELHTFAVIPKRWVVERSFAWLEKNRRLWKNCERKLNTSLQFIQLAFLALLLKRF from the coding sequence GTGAAAAACACGGACACGGCGGGCCAGAAGGGTTATGACGCTGGCAAGAAGATCTCTGGTATCAAGCGTCACATCGCAGTTGATACCCAGGGCTTGCCGCATGCCATTGCGGTGACGACGGCAGAAGTGACTGACCGCAAAGGGGCGTTGCAAGCCCTGGAGCACTGCAGACCAAGCTTGGGAAAAGTACAAAGTCTGCTGTGCGATAGCGGCTATACCGGAGAACCATTTGCTGAAGGCGTGCGAGAAATTCTAGGAAAACTGGTTACGGTGCAGATTGCCAAGCGCAGTGAATTGCATACCTTCGCCGTTATCCCCAAGCGTTGGGTGGTGGAGCGCAGCTTTGCCTGGCTGGAGAAGAATCGACGGTTGTGGAAAAACTGCGAGCGTAAACTCAATACCAGCTTGCAATTCATTCAGCTGGCATTCCTGGCTCTTTTGCTTAAAAGATTTTGA
- a CDS encoding IS5 family transposase ISStma16, with translation MQEILGKPVTVQIAKRSKLHTFKVMPRRWIVERSFAWLEKCRRLWKNCERKLDTSLQLIHLAFLALLLRRS, from the coding sequence GTGCAAGAAATTCTGGGCAAACCTGTCACCGTGCAGATCGCCAAACGCAGCAAACTGCATACCTTCAAGGTTATGCCCAGGCGCTGGATAGTGGAACGTAGTTTCGCCTGGCTGGAAAAGTGCCGAAGATTATGGAAAAACTGCGAACGTAAACTTGATACCAGCTTGCAGCTCATTCATTTGGCTTTCTTGGCACTATTACTCAGAAGATCGTAA
- a CDS encoding arginine--tRNA ligase yields MTTTTPSNFRAHCAQLLLQAAAKILPDEVAISVELQRPKLAAHGDYSSNLAMKLAKRVRRNPRELAQQLIDALPTSVHVEKAIVAGGGFINFFLEKTAKQLFLLEVLQAGKAFGQSKLGAGKSIQIEFVSANPTGPLHVGHGRGAAFGASLANIMAAAGYAVTREFYVNDAGRQMDILTLSTWLRYLALCDFNLPFPALAYQGQYVVAMAQKLHQMHGKHYARYAAAAMQQLVEVSTSTKVNAEGEDAHLDALIAVAQSILGEDYRYLHDFVLTEQLSDCRDDLLEFGVEFDNWFSEQSLFTSGKVAQAIQLLADKGLLYQQDGARWFRSTEFGDEKDRVVQRENGQYTYFASDIAYHLSKYERGFDAMLNIWGADHHGYIARVKGAIEALALDPNKLEIALVQFAVLYRGENKVPMSTRSGEFVTLRQLRQEVGNDAARFFYVLRKSDQHLDFDLDLAKSQSNDNPVYYVQYAHARICSVLAQWGGDTNLLNSAETTLLIDPAEFSLLQKMIDFPDTIESAARERAPHMVAFFLRELAGEFHSYYNSTRFLVADESLTIARLALISAIRQLIATGLLLLGVSAPHEM; encoded by the coding sequence ATGACAACCACAACACCTTCCAATTTTAGAGCGCACTGTGCGCAGCTGTTGTTGCAAGCGGCAGCAAAAATCCTCCCGGATGAAGTAGCAATATCAGTCGAGTTACAGCGTCCTAAATTGGCTGCTCATGGAGACTATTCTAGTAATTTAGCGATGAAGTTGGCTAAGCGTGTGCGCCGTAATCCACGTGAATTAGCACAGCAGCTAATTGATGCCTTGCCAACTTCTGTACATGTAGAGAAAGCTATTGTTGCTGGGGGGGGATTCATCAATTTTTTTCTGGAAAAAACAGCAAAGCAACTGTTTTTGCTAGAGGTGTTGCAAGCAGGCAAGGCATTTGGACAGAGCAAGTTGGGCGCAGGAAAGAGTATTCAAATTGAATTTGTATCTGCCAATCCTACCGGTCCTTTACATGTTGGCCATGGGCGTGGTGCAGCGTTTGGAGCCAGTTTGGCAAATATCATGGCAGCTGCGGGCTATGCTGTTACGCGCGAATTTTATGTTAATGATGCTGGCCGTCAGATGGATATTCTGACGTTATCAACCTGGCTACGTTATCTTGCTTTGTGTGATTTCAATTTGCCCTTTCCCGCGCTTGCTTATCAAGGGCAATACGTAGTCGCTATGGCTCAAAAACTGCACCAAATGCATGGCAAACATTATGCGCGCTATGCTGCAGCAGCAATGCAACAGCTGGTTGAGGTAAGTACAAGTACAAAGGTAAACGCAGAGGGAGAGGATGCCCATCTGGACGCATTGATAGCGGTCGCCCAATCTATTTTAGGAGAGGATTACCGGTATTTACATGATTTTGTCTTGACAGAACAGCTAAGTGATTGCCGTGATGATCTGCTGGAGTTCGGGGTTGAATTTGATAACTGGTTTTCGGAGCAATCACTATTTACCAGTGGCAAAGTGGCGCAGGCAATACAGTTGTTGGCTGATAAAGGGCTGTTATATCAGCAAGATGGCGCGCGTTGGTTTCGTTCCACTGAATTTGGGGATGAGAAAGATCGGGTCGTACAGCGTGAAAATGGACAATATACTTATTTTGCGTCGGATATTGCCTATCACCTTAGCAAATATGAACGTGGCTTTGATGCCATGCTGAATATCTGGGGAGCAGATCATCATGGTTATATTGCTCGAGTGAAAGGCGCTATTGAGGCGTTAGCACTTGATCCGAATAAACTTGAAATAGCGCTGGTTCAATTTGCTGTTTTGTATCGAGGTGAAAATAAAGTGCCGATGTCTACACGGTCGGGTGAATTTGTTACTTTGCGACAATTACGCCAGGAAGTTGGAAATGATGCGGCGCGTTTCTTTTATGTATTACGCAAAAGTGATCAGCATCTAGATTTTGATCTTGATCTAGCCAAATCACAAAGTAATGATAATCCTGTTTATTATGTTCAGTATGCACATGCACGTATTTGTAGTGTGCTTGCACAATGGGGGGGTGACACCAATTTGCTGAACAGCGCAGAGACAACCTTGCTGATTGATCCGGCAGAGTTTTCCTTGTTGCAGAAGATGATCGACTTTCCGGATACAATTGAGTCAGCAGCAAGAGAGCGAGCACCTCATATGGTTGCATTTTTCTTGCGGGAATTAGCAGGTGAATTTCATAGTTATTATAATTCAACGCGTTTTTTGGTAGCAGATGAGTCACTTACAATAGCGAGATTGGCGTTGATTTCAGCTATTCGTCAACTAATAGCAACGGGATTATTGCTATTAGGAGTCTCTGCACCTCATGAAATGTAG